The Setaria viridis chromosome 6, Setaria_viridis_v4.0, whole genome shotgun sequence genome contains a region encoding:
- the LOC117860124 gene encoding NAC domain-containing protein 30, with translation MDHQQQQQPAPCVPPGFRFHPTEEELVGYYLARKVAAQKIDLDIIREVDLYRIEPWDLQERCSYYGGAGGQDEEPAEYYFFSYKDRKYPSGTRTNRATAAGFWKATGRDKPVLSSSSSRSSSLGGVGVIGMRKTLVFYRGRAPNGRKTDWIIHEYRLQNNEHAPAQEEGWVVCRAFQKPMPNQQQRHACYAAAAAAGYPAGGYPSYYYMSGAGAAAPALLHHDHNNSLAAESKLQVQLLADMPPLQSPAIDAAAHSYDQQSAVESSAVDWNLLSSLLPSAQLNFHQQPASPPSCSKNNNNDL, from the exons ATGgatcatcagcagcagcagcagcctgcgcCATGCGTGCCCCCAGGGTTCAGGTTCCACCCCacggaggaggagctggtgggGTACTACCTCGCCCGCAAGGTGGCCGCTCAGAAGATCGACCTCGACATCATCAGGGAGGTGGATCTCTACAGGATCGAGCCATGGGATCTCCAAG AGAGGTGCAGCTactacggcggcgccggcggccaggacGAGGAGCCCGCCGAGTACTACTTCTTCAGCTACAAGGACCGCAAGTACCCCAGCGGCACCCGCACcaaccgcgccaccgccgccggcttctGGAAGGCCACCGGCAGGGACAAGCCCGTGcttagctcctcctcctccaggtcGTCATCcctcggcggcgtcggcgtcatAGGCATGAGGAAGACGCTCGTCTTCTACCGCGGCCGCGCGCCCAACGGCAGGAAGACCGACTGGATCATCCACGAGTACCGCCTCCAGAACAATGAGCACGCGCCGGCGCAGGAGGAAGGATGGGTCGTCTGCCGCGCCTTCCAGAAGCCCATGCCCAACCAGCAGCAGAGGCACGCctgctacgccgccgccgccgccgccggatatCCGGCCGGCGGATACCCCAGCTACTACTACATGAGCGGTGCCGGCGCTGCAGCTCCGGCGCTGCTTCATCACGACCACAACAACAGCTTGGCAGCGGAGTCCAAGCTGCAGGTGCAGCTCCTCGCCGACATGCCGCCGCTCCAGAGCCCAgccatcgacgccgccgcccacaGCTACGACCAACAATCTGCGGTGGAGTCGTCGGCGGTCGACTGGAACCTGCTCAGCAGCCTGCTGCCGTCGGCGCAGCTCAACTTCCACCAGCAGCCAGCTTCTCCTCCTTCTTGCtccaagaacaacaacaacgacCTGTGA